In one Silene latifolia isolate original U9 population chromosome 10, ASM4854445v1, whole genome shotgun sequence genomic region, the following are encoded:
- the LOC141604622 gene encoding ATP-dependent zinc metalloprotease FTSH, chloroplastic isoform X1, with amino-acid sequence MASSTTTNPLLTSQPTPKLPIKQTVFLTRVLTLRAHVRKTAKENLHLITPKPTLISTLILSSTLANPVLAIDNYTPIEPPPIQQSQPTNPTTPISQTQILTAPKPGNSNSDLPDSSQWRYSEFLNAVKKGKIERVKFTKDGSMLQLTAVDGRRATVVLPNDPDLIDILAMNRVDISVSEGDGGNGLFGFIGNLLFPALAFAGLFLLFRRGQGGPGGPGGLGGPMDFGRSKSKFQEVPETGVTFADVAGADQAKLELQEVVDFLKNPDKYTALGAKIPKGCLLVGPPGTGKTLLARAVAGEAGVPFFSCAASEFVELFVGVGASRVRDLFEKAKSKAPCIVFIDEIDAVGRQRGAGLGGGNDEREQTINQLLTEMDGFSGNSGVIVLAATNRPDVLDSALLRPGRFDRQVTVDRPDVAGRVKILQVHSRGKALAKDVDFEKIARRTPGFTGADLQNLMNEAAILAARRELKEISKDEISDALERIIAGPEKKNAVVSEEKKRLVAYHEAGHALVGALMPEYDPVAKISIIPRGQAGGLTFFAPSEERLESGLYSRSYLENQMAVALGGRVAEEVIFGEDNVTTGASNDFMQVSRVARQMVERLGFSKKIGQIAIGGGGGNPFLGQQMSSQKDYSMATADIVDAEVRELVETAYKRAKEIVTTHIDILHKLAELLIEKETVDGEEFMSLFIDGKAELYVS; translated from the exons ATGGCTTCCTCAACCACAACAAACCCACTACTCACCTCACAACCAACCCCAAAACTTCCAATTAAACAAACAGTTTTTCTAACACGTGTCCTGACCCtcagggcacatgttagaaaaaccgcTAAAGAAAACCTCCACTTAATCACTCCTAAACCCACCTTAATTTCCACCTTAATCCTCTCTTCAACACTCGCTAACCCCGTTTTAGCAATTGACAATTATACCCCTATAGAACCGCCACCAATACAACAATCCCAACCCACAAATCCCACAACACCAATCTCCCAAACCCAAATACTAACCGCACCGAAACCCGGAAATTCCAATTCTGACCTTCCTGACTCATCCCAATGGCGTTACAGCGAGTTTCTCAACGCGGTTAAAAAGGGTAAAATTGAAAGGGTGAAATTTACCAAAGACGGTTCAATGTTACAATTAACCGCGGTTGACGGACGTCGTGCAACGGTAGTTCTCCCTAATGATCCGGATCTTATTGATATATTGGCGATGAATCGGGTGGATATATCCGTATCCGAGGGAGACGGAGGAAATGGActttttgggtttattgggaATTTGTTGTTTCCTGCTTTGGCTTTTGCTGGGCTTTTTTTGTTGTTTAGGAGGGGTCAAGGTGGGCCTGGTGGGCCGGGTGGGTTAGGTGGTCCGATGGATTTTGGTAGGTCTAAGTCTAAGTTTCAGGAGGTGCCTGAGACTGGTGTCACTTTTGCTGATGTTGCTGGTGCTGACCAG GCAAAGTTAGAGTTACAGGAAGTAGTTGATTTCCTGAAAAACCCGGACAAGTACACTGCACTGGGTGCCAAAATCCCAAAAGGGTGTTTATTAGTGGGGCCCCCAGGTACAGGAAAGACATTGCTGGCGAGAGCAGTGGCGGGAGAGGCAGGAGTCCCATTCTTCTCGTGTGCAGCGTCTGAGTTCGTAGAGCTGTTTGTTGGGGTTGGAGCTAGTAGAGTGAGGGATTTGTTCGAGAAGGCAAAGAGTAAGGCACCGTGTATCGTGTTTATTGATGAGATCGATGCTGTGGGACGACAGAGAGGTGCAGGACTTGGTGGCGGAAATGATGAAAGGGAACAGACTATTAACCAGTTGTTGACTGAGATGGATGGGTTTTCCGGAAATTCAGGAGTTATAGTGTTGGCTGCTACTAATAGACCGGATGTTCTTGATTCGGCTTTATTGAGACCGGGAAGGTTTGATCGTCAGGTGACTGTTGATCGCCCGGATGTTGCTGGCAGAGTTAAGATCCTTCAG GTCCACTCTCGAGGCAAAGCTCTAGCAAAGGACGTGGATTTCGAAAAGATTGCTAGGAGAACACCTGGTTTTACTGGTGCTGATCTTCAGAATTTGATGAATGAAGCAGCCATTCTTGCGGCCAGGAGAGAGTTGAAGGAAATTAGCAAAGACGAGATATCTGATGCTCTGGAGAGAATAATTGCAGGGCCTGAGAAGAAAAACGCCGTTGTCTCAGAAGAGAAGAAAAGATTAGTAGCTTATCATG AGGCTGGCCATGCTTTGGTGGGTGCTCTTATGCCGGAATATGATCCAGTTGCCAAAATATCAATTATTCCTCGTGGTCAAGCTGGCGGTCTCACATTCTTTGCCCCTAGCGAAGAACGACTGGAATCAGGGCTTTATAGCAGAAGCTACCTCGAAAATCAGATGGCTGTTGCTCTTGGTGGCAG GGTTGCTGAAGAGGTAATATTTGGTGAAGACAATGTGACAACAGGCGCGTCAAATGACTTCATGCAAGTTTCTCGAGTGGCTAGGCAGATGGTTGAGAGACTTGGCTTCAGCAAGAAAATCGGCCAAATTGCAATTGGCGGTGGTGGCGGTAATCCGTTCTTAGGCCAACAG ATGTCGAGTCAGAAAGATTACTCAATGGCAACAGCAGATATTGTAGATGCGGAAGTAAGGGAGTTGGTAGAGACAGCATATAAAAGAGCAAAGGAGATCGTCACCACCCACATCGACATCCTTCATAAACTCGCTGAGCTCCTTATTGAGAAGGAGACGGTTGATGGTGAAGAGTTTATGAGCCTTTTCATTGACGGCAAGGCTGAATTATACGTCTCCTAA
- the LOC141604622 gene encoding ATP-dependent zinc metalloprotease FTSH 5, chloroplastic isoform X2, with amino-acid sequence MASSTTTNPLLTSQPTPKLPIKQTVFLTRVLTLRAHVRKTAKENLHLITPKPTLISTLILSSTLANPVLAIDNYTPIEPPPIQQSQPTNPTTPISQTQILTAPKPGNSNSDLPDSSQWRYSEFLNAVKKGKIERVKFTKDGSMLQLTAVDGRRATVVLPNDPDLIDILAMNRVDISVSEGDGGNGLFGFIGNLLFPALAFAGLFLLFRRGQGGPGGPGGLGGPMDFGRSKSKFQEVPETGVTFADVAGADQAKLELQEVVDFLKNPDKYTALGAKIPKGCLLVGPPGTGKTLLARAVAGEAGVPFFSCAASEFVELFVGVGASRVRDLFEKAKSKAPCIVFIDEIDAVGRQRGAGLGGGNDEREQTINQLLTEMDGFSGNSGVIVLAATNRPDVLDSALLRPGRFDRQVTVDRPDVAGRVKILQVHSRGKALAKDVDFEKIARRTPGFTGADLQNLMNEAAILAARRELKEISKDEISDALERIIAGPEKKNAVVSEEKKRLVAYHEAGHALVGALMPEYDPVAKISIIPRGQAGGLTFFAPSEERLESGLYSRSYLENQMAVALGGRCRVRKITQWQQQIL; translated from the exons ATGGCTTCCTCAACCACAACAAACCCACTACTCACCTCACAACCAACCCCAAAACTTCCAATTAAACAAACAGTTTTTCTAACACGTGTCCTGACCCtcagggcacatgttagaaaaaccgcTAAAGAAAACCTCCACTTAATCACTCCTAAACCCACCTTAATTTCCACCTTAATCCTCTCTTCAACACTCGCTAACCCCGTTTTAGCAATTGACAATTATACCCCTATAGAACCGCCACCAATACAACAATCCCAACCCACAAATCCCACAACACCAATCTCCCAAACCCAAATACTAACCGCACCGAAACCCGGAAATTCCAATTCTGACCTTCCTGACTCATCCCAATGGCGTTACAGCGAGTTTCTCAACGCGGTTAAAAAGGGTAAAATTGAAAGGGTGAAATTTACCAAAGACGGTTCAATGTTACAATTAACCGCGGTTGACGGACGTCGTGCAACGGTAGTTCTCCCTAATGATCCGGATCTTATTGATATATTGGCGATGAATCGGGTGGATATATCCGTATCCGAGGGAGACGGAGGAAATGGActttttgggtttattgggaATTTGTTGTTTCCTGCTTTGGCTTTTGCTGGGCTTTTTTTGTTGTTTAGGAGGGGTCAAGGTGGGCCTGGTGGGCCGGGTGGGTTAGGTGGTCCGATGGATTTTGGTAGGTCTAAGTCTAAGTTTCAGGAGGTGCCTGAGACTGGTGTCACTTTTGCTGATGTTGCTGGTGCTGACCAG GCAAAGTTAGAGTTACAGGAAGTAGTTGATTTCCTGAAAAACCCGGACAAGTACACTGCACTGGGTGCCAAAATCCCAAAAGGGTGTTTATTAGTGGGGCCCCCAGGTACAGGAAAGACATTGCTGGCGAGAGCAGTGGCGGGAGAGGCAGGAGTCCCATTCTTCTCGTGTGCAGCGTCTGAGTTCGTAGAGCTGTTTGTTGGGGTTGGAGCTAGTAGAGTGAGGGATTTGTTCGAGAAGGCAAAGAGTAAGGCACCGTGTATCGTGTTTATTGATGAGATCGATGCTGTGGGACGACAGAGAGGTGCAGGACTTGGTGGCGGAAATGATGAAAGGGAACAGACTATTAACCAGTTGTTGACTGAGATGGATGGGTTTTCCGGAAATTCAGGAGTTATAGTGTTGGCTGCTACTAATAGACCGGATGTTCTTGATTCGGCTTTATTGAGACCGGGAAGGTTTGATCGTCAGGTGACTGTTGATCGCCCGGATGTTGCTGGCAGAGTTAAGATCCTTCAG GTCCACTCTCGAGGCAAAGCTCTAGCAAAGGACGTGGATTTCGAAAAGATTGCTAGGAGAACACCTGGTTTTACTGGTGCTGATCTTCAGAATTTGATGAATGAAGCAGCCATTCTTGCGGCCAGGAGAGAGTTGAAGGAAATTAGCAAAGACGAGATATCTGATGCTCTGGAGAGAATAATTGCAGGGCCTGAGAAGAAAAACGCCGTTGTCTCAGAAGAGAAGAAAAGATTAGTAGCTTATCATG AGGCTGGCCATGCTTTGGTGGGTGCTCTTATGCCGGAATATGATCCAGTTGCCAAAATATCAATTATTCCTCGTGGTCAAGCTGGCGGTCTCACATTCTTTGCCCCTAGCGAAGAACGACTGGAATCAGGGCTTTATAGCAGAAGCTACCTCGAAAATCAGATGGCTGTTGCTCTTGGTGGCAG ATGTCGAGTCAGAAAGATTACTCAATGGCAACAGCAGATATTGTAG